The DNA segment AGACCTACACAAGACCTATAGGCTGATATATACAGGCTGAGACATACACAAGACCTACAGGCTGAGACCTACACAAGACCTACAGGCTGAGACCTACAGGCTGACTCCTACAGGCTGGGACTTATAGGCTGAGACCTACAAGCTGAGACCTACACAAGACCTACAGGCTGAGACCTACAGGTTCAATCCTACAGGCAGAGACCTACAGGCTGAGACCTACAGGTTCAGACCTACAGGCTGAGACCTACAGGCTgagacctacagacagagacCAACAGGttcagacctacagacagagacCTACAGGCTgagacctacagacagagacCTACAGGTTCAGACGTACACCAGACCTACAGGTTCAGACGCACACCAGACCTACAGATTCAGACGTACACCAGACCTACATTAATGAGTTTTCGCATAAAGGCACCTGAAGGACTAAATAGTGGATGGAACCACTGAGATGTCCAGGAGCCCAACAGTCATCCAGATCTTTACCTGTACAGCAACAGGCCCATAGTTGTAGATGACTGCCACAATGCTCAATTGTTCATATCTCCTGACCGAATAGGGCAGTCTCAGAGACACGAAGATGTTCTTAAAGGTTTTCAGCTCAATTGGCTCAACCACGCAGAATCCTGCATGGGACACCAAGACAAAAGCTCATTCTCGACACACTGGCTTATATTAGAAATGGTAACTGGAAGGTAAGAAAGTCAGTGTTACCGTGAGTTGGAGATAGAATGACTGCCTGAATTTCCCAAGTGGTAATAGAATCCGGTAGAGATAATGTGTGTCTAAAAAGGTTTGCATTTGTTAATATTCCTTTTGTAATAttcctatatatttttttaaaaaaataccaaaaaaatataaaatattgcaTTACTTGTGTTTGTCATTggcataaaaatatgtaaatgcaAAACTTGGAGCAAAATTTCGACTGATCTTTTCGGCCATGCGGCCAATGAAATGTTCCTCAATATCCAGTAGACTGGAAGCTGGAGACAGAGGGAACAATATTACatcaatcaattaatcaatcaatcacatACATTGAATGGTCCTTTGGTTGATACGACTTCTTTCTAACGTGCTTACCGTTGTCTTCCGCGGCACTCTTCCTCAGAGCCTCCCCCCGAATACAACACTTGAAGAAGATGTCGGCACACTGAGCCTCTGCGTTCATCTCggtcaacctcctcctcctctcctcacaggAGAAGTCCTGGTCACAGCACTGCTGGAGCTCTGAGCTCAGGTTCCCCTCTAAGGACAGAGGAGGTCCACTCACACCATGGGGCAGTTTCCTGATTCACTGACTAATGACACatttagatttacatttacaattagGGCGTTTGGCAGACGCcttaatccaaagcgactagCAATAAGTATGTATTTCCCCcaaggatcaataaagtaaaCGTCTATCTATCATTTGTGTAAGATACATACATTTGGACGTGTAACATACATAAGTGCATTGAGTGCCAGTACGTATaataggcctattcaactagcggcccgttGCCCGAATACGGCCCTTCTTAATTCTGCAGGCAAGAGGTTGCctgcaaaccaaaaaaaattaaatatatatttaaaaaaaaaaaaagagacaaataGTTGCCTGCAtatcaggtttgtgtgtgtaatacatggtgtaatatgataaataaaagGAATGCATGAAGGCAATGCAGAGTCTAGCTGAACTAATATGATATCATGCTATATATTTTGTGAATGTAGTTGTTGCCTTACTCATCTCCAGGAGCTCATGTCGGAGGTCCAAGGCCCGTCTGGAGCGCCGTGCAGCATGGGGTTTACACCTGGACCCTAGAGGAAGTGCTGAGGAATGACGCCCTTATTAGGTCATTGGAGCTTATACCGTACACACACTTTGAGGGAAGTATAAAGAGAGATTCTGAAGGATCACTTTGTACTCTCTCGGTCCAAGAGAGATGAGACACATACTAGACAGTATTACATGTGTGTCTCATGGAATAAACATTTTTGAAATATCGAatgctattattatattattaattatattatattttattaggaGCGCTTCTTGCTTTCAATACCATTTGCTTTGGGTGTTGAACCTGAAGACACAAAAGACAAGCCGGCCTCGGTGAAGATGGAGTCCTGGTCGGGCCCCCCTCGGTATGAGCAGCCCAGGTCGTAGGACTCCATGGCAGAGAACACCTGGGAGGTCAACCCAACTTTATTGATGAAGCTCTTCTCACACAAAACAGACTAAACCATTCGGTGAGGGGTTTTCACACGTAGTATGAGCATTGATGCCATGACAAGCTGTTTATTGGTGTGGGTTGCACTGTGGTTGTGGACGCTGTATTTTGTAATTTGTGATTGGATGGTATTGCTATGTGGGCGGGGCTAGCTAAAGCAGGGCTATATATCAGTCCTTCCAGAAAAACGCGATTATGCgattgcataattcaacgcataatcagccaaagtctgcatattcatgcgggggccgcattttttcaaatatgccgcactttcaccCCATAAATAGCAGATTCCTGCGCGAAATATGTGCATTTTCAttgcaaaaaagtcacatatatcttagcagaaagttgaaaaatgttgcgtttacttcacacaagagcagccatttccccctgttgccatgggaacgttatgaagtgacgtaattacacgacgtgaacgtcatcgaaaagctgcatttttcgcaagttcccgcaatttttgcaagttcccgcaatatcatcgcataaaattgcataaatctGCCGCATATttcattgcattttttaagaaaatgtgtcgcataatcaaggatttttggccgcaatAATCATAAAAAACGCcacatttttctggagggactgatctATACACCATGCATGCCAAGCGTTTGGGGTTCAGATCTGGCTCCCTCTGGGGGACTGAGGCACTGTCTGAGCAGAGGGACCGTTCAGGGGTCAATGGAGTGATTCATGTTGGACGGTTTAGTGTTGCTGATCAATAATGTATAGGCTCTTCTAGTTCGGTCTCTCAGATGCATGTTTTGGCCACGCCCGGTCTACATCACAGCACTTTGTTGGCAGTGCTGGGATCCAGTGCTGGGATCCAGTGCTGGGATCCAGTGCTGGGATCCAGTGCTGGGATCCAGTGCTGGGATCCAGTGCTGGGATCCAGTGCTGGGATCCAGTGGTGAAGAGCTTCATACTACAGACCAGGACAATGACCAGGACGACAAAGAAgatagagggtgtgtgtgtgtaggagagagagggtgtgtgtgtaggagagagagggtgtgtgtgtaggagagagggtgtgtgtgtaggagagagggtgtgtgtgtaggagagagagggtgtgtgtgtaggagagagggtgtgtgtgtaggagagagagggtgtgtgtgtaggagagagggtgtgtgtgtaggagagagagggtgtgtgtgtgtaggagagagagggtgtgtgtgtaggagagagagggtgtgtgtgtgtgtgtgtgtgtgtaggagagagagggtgtgtgtgtaggagagagagggtgtgtgtgtgtaggagagagagggtgtgtgtgtgtaggagagagagggtgtgtgtgtaggagagagagggtgtgtgcgtgtgtgtgtgtgttggagagagggtgtgtgtgtttgtggcggaGCGTGCGTGgctacgtgcatgtgtgtatctgtgcgtgcgtgtgggagtCTGGATGTAACCTGCTTGGCTGTCAGTCTGTTCCGTCGGTCCAGAGCGTACATGGCCTTGTCCACCACCAGCAGAGCCACCCTGGCCCtccccttcaccttcacctccagcCCGATGGTCCCCCTGGGCGGGGAGGGGTTCATGGAGGGACTGACCTGCGTCCCAACAACCAATCAGCACTCAGTCGTCCGTTGTGGTGAAGCTTATACAACATTGTTTCTGAGGTTCAAGACAGAAAGGTCCTCACTTTGACCGCCATCTCACACTCATCGACCACGTCCACCCACACAGAGTCAGACACCAGGACGTCGTGCCGGTCGTAGTAGTAGCCAATCAGACGCAAGGAGGGCACCATCTGGGCAGTGATCCTGATCCCGGTGCCGCCCCGTCGGGACATTGCAACCACGGAGCCCTGATGCACCAGATCCCCGTGACTCAAGACCTGCAACACACGATTCACCCGACGGTCATCTCAACCCTCGCTCTGCTGAAACATGGACGACGTTGTgtatgatgatgaagaagatgaagatgatgatgatgatgatgatgaaaatgatgaagatgatgatgaagatgatgatgacgatgacgatagCTCACCAGGTAGTACACCAAACCATCTTTGGGACGACCGTTGATGGTGTTGAACGTGACGTCGAGCTGTTGGTTGACTTTGAACTTCCCGGTGGGAACGCTGACGTACAGGTAGTGCTGACTGGGCGAGGACATGGGCTTCAAAACCTTCTCCTGCGTCACGGTGCCGGCTCGGACCTGTTGCAAATGAACAAGATACAAAACTGCCATGTTGGGAAGTGGTTAATGAGAAGATATTGATGAAAACGATATCTTGGCACTCTTACGTTAACAGTGATTTGTGCAGGAGGAGAAGCTgggagattgaagatgtgcacCGCTGCCCCCTCTTGGTTGGTGACCAGCGGTACGGTTTCCCCCCGGAGACTGAGCTCTACCGGGACCTCAGAGGCTGGAGAACCATCCGGAAGACGCAGGAGCACCTGACAACGGGAGGTCAAAGGTTATCTATCAATCATACTGATACAGGGACAACAGATGTAAATTAGCCTTGTGGCTAGAATCTGGCTCAATTATATATTGTGCATTGTCCCTGTCAAATAAACgaaaaaatcaaaataaatactaGCCTAATACTCATACTGATAAAAATGATATAATGTGATCATACTAATacaaatcataataataaccataaaaaataattatatttatatatatacatttttgaaTTAGTATAACTAGGTATATgtgtctttaaaaataaatatgaataaaataattacatattttttgttcttattttatatatatatgtaaataaaaaaatacacaaaataactCATAGTAAGGTGctataataaatagcaaacttgTCATTActtaaccctttgttaatatttcttaattgttactaaaatatctatttggcacaagttaattaTTGTTTCATCAATAATTTaatattaattgtttgcataaccctaaccctatccctaactcacgaccctaaccctaaccctaacacacggccctaacccaaaccctaacacaagaccctaaccctaacacacggccctaaccctaaccctaagacactgccctaaccctaacactcgaccctaaccttaacacacggccctaaacctaaccctaaccctaacacacagccctaaccctaaccctaacacacagccctaaccctaaccctaacacatgaccataaccctaacacacggccctaaacctaaccctaacacaaggccctaacccttaccctaacacacgaccctaaccctaaaacacggccctaaacctaaccctaacatacgagcctaaccctaaccctaacacattaccttaaccctaacacatgaccctaaccctaaccagtgaGTCAGTGACACTCGGTGGTCAGTGAAAataaactattaacttgtgccaaatagatatttcaGTAACAACTAACAAATATTATCAAAGGTTTAGGTAATAACTAGTTTGCTCTtaattatggcaccttattataaagtgttaccaatattttttaggattacatattttataattataatattgtaTATACAATTACCTTTTtggtattaatataatataatataatataataattaatgataattcattattaattattattgttatttatattatttatacatatttatataaatatatacctaCTTACCACAATGTCTAATGGAGCTCCAGGAATGAAATACGATCGAATTCGAGATAGGTCGATTTCATAAAGTCGAGAAACGATTGGAAGAGATATCTCCGCCTCCTGCATCTCTCTGCCTGCAAGCACATGACCAGgattagccccgcccccagcccacAACCAACGCGTGCATGACTGTACATCGCCTCATTACTGTGTAAACGGCAAACGTACTCTGTTGTTCTGTGACCGACACGCTCATCACCAGTTCTGCACCCTCCTGCTCCAAGTAGGTGACGTTACACCCTTGGGTTGTAGCTGTGTCTTTAGCTCTTCAGCCCTGAGAGTCACTGTGCCGACACCATCTTCAATCTGTCAAGAAAGAGGTTTGggtttttactttattttagttGAAGTTGGTTTCTCATTCGCTTCCGAAAAAGCCTccagactcacttgttcagagttccccTAGACTCTGCAAAGcctcccccctaaccccccgCCACTTCTATGGACATCCTCagtgtaccgacagcgatatattgttgtttctctttcctctgacaaatgttcttattgtaagtTTCCCCAGTTAACAACTTAGCTTGGTGCTCACCGAGCCAGTCTTCTCCAGTCCCCGGATCATCTGGGAGACTTTGAGGCACTCAGAGCCCTGCAGGCCGGCCACCCTGAACCAGGAGTGGAAGCTCCCAGCCACCGTCTCCCCGTACGAGTACCTGCGTGAAAGGTCGCTACTGTCAGACCACTGCCTAAGCTAAGGTCATTCATGTGCTCATAGCTTGATTAATCAGAACTCACTTGGCCGTCACCGTGAAGGTAAACGTCTCGCGCTCCAACAGAACGTAGCGTTCTTCTGAGTTTATGATCACCTCGAAACTTGGTAAAACTGccgttaaaaaacaacaggtcACTTTTGCTAATGAAATGCATAAAGCTGAAACGCTGACAAGGTTAAGATAAATGTAAACGCTCACCAAATTTCTGGACCTGAAACTCCAGAGTAGCAGCATGTTTCTTATCTCCTTCATAATGTGCAACAATTTTCCATGTACCCAGTCTTAAAAAGAAACCcatgaatgtaaaataaatcaatggAAAGAGGAATAAGGAGCTGTGGAACAGGTTAAATGCCGTCATGCAGGTTTTATGATGGGCCTCCGTACCCAGCGACGCCAGGTAGGTACAGATCACCGCTGAACATACCACCAAACGGAGCCCGGAGCGAATAGTCCAGGTTCAGACGGATCCCAGATGGGTTCTGTGAAAGATGAGAATCCATTCAAATCATGAAAAGTGCAACAGTCTTCGAAAGTCTCCTTAGAAGATCAGATTTGAGACGCATCACATCCCACAAAATACTCACAATGACGGATATTTCAATTACTTCCTCTGAGGGTCGCATGGTGTGGTCGAGTGCGAAGATCCTGTACTGGACTGGAAGTTAGATCATGTAAAACGCATGAATGAATAACGTGGGATGAGTAATATATCACGTACAAGAAGGATATAGTTCAGATTGAGTTGAAGAAGGGTGCTGGTGTTGTGCGGTCGGACCTTGATCTGATGGTTTGTACAGCGGTTGGTTGGTCTGGATGAAGAGGTGGCCCCTGTGCATGGACACCAGCACGCGGGTCATCTTCCTCACTGGTGTCTCGGCCACCAGCAGAAGGTACGGATCGGACATAAACCGTGGCAGATTGGCCATCCTCTCCCTGTCTATCTGTACCAATCATGAATGAAATAGATGTTAAAATATACACTTTTAGGGTCAAACTTCAAATATGAAATATGTAAATGAAAAGCAACAGTTTTAGTCTAGATTATTGAGCCATGATTCAACAACGTATTGTATTCTATGTCTCGTCTATATTTTTGAGCTATTTCTAAACGTTTATTGTATTCTATATCTTCTCTACATTATTGAGCTATATCTAACCACAGTGGTTTAGTGTAACCTATATCTCCTTCACATTATTGAGCTATATCCAACCACAGTGGTTTAGTGTAACCTTTATCTTCTCTACATTATTGAGCTATATCAAACCACAGTGGTTGAGTTTACCCTATGTCTTCTCTACATTATCGAGGTATGTCTAACCACAGTGGTTGAGTGTACCCTATATCTTCTACCACTGTGGTTTAGTGTAACCTATATCTTCTCTACATTATTGAGCTATCTCTAACCACAGTGGTTTAGTGTAACGTATGCACGTTATCTTACCATGAGCTCCACGGTTTGGATGTCTCCACCATTAGATGAAGTGGTCTTTTTATGGGACACGACCTGGCCTGACCTCTCATCCTCCAGATAGAGCGTGGTGGCCGAGGAGGTCTGAACAAAGACCTTCTCCTTAACGTTGACGTGGAACACTTTTGGAGCCGAGATGAAGAATCTGTATGTTCACAAATGTGAATAAAAATGCTATTTAAATCAGGAAATATTAACCATacataaataagaaaataataaataaatgaaaaaatgtCAATAGATATTTCAATTTCATGATTCTTCCCAGTGGTGGagcaatataatttttttatattcaggCCTACCTTTTActggcacacacagactccagAGCCAAAATTAGTAAAAGCAGCGAACAAGTAGACCTGTCCATTCTGGAGCCTCAACTGGTCTGATAGTCCTGGTCTGAGCCACGGGTCTGAGCTACTGGTCTCCAGTTGTCTGGTCTTATAGTCCTGGTCTGAGCCAATGGTCTCCAGATGTCTAGTCTTATAGTCCTGCCCCTTCTCTACTCACTTTCACAATTGAAATGGCTGCAGTTGTATTTATAATACTGAGCTCACAATTTGAGAGCTAATGAGAGTAcaagtatgtgtgttttgaaCTTGTTtgtaaaaaagagaaagaagtaTAACAAAATACTTTCCTAGTTTATTAGATATTAGATGACAGTAAACGTTAGGTTGCAGCAGCCTGGGTTCACTCTGGGGATCT comes from the Gadus chalcogrammus isolate NIFS_2021 chromosome 6, NIFS_Gcha_1.0, whole genome shotgun sequence genome and includes:
- the LOC130384214 gene encoding LOW QUALITY PROTEIN: complement C3-like (The sequence of the model RefSeq protein was modified relative to this genomic sequence to represent the inferred CDS: deleted 2 bases in 1 codon), encoding MDRSTCSLLLLILALESVCASKRFFISAPKVFHVNVKEKVFVQTSSATTLYLEDERSGQVVSHKKTTSSNGGDIQTVELMIDRERMANLPRFMSDPYLLLVAETPVRKMTRVLVSMHRGHLFIQTNQPLYKPSDQVQYRIFALDHTMRPSEEVIEISVINPSGIRLNLDYSLRAPFGGMFSGDLYLPGVAGLGTWKIVAHYEGDKKHAATLEFQVQKFVLPSFEVIINSEERYVLLERETFTFTVTAKYSYGETVAGSFHSWFRVAGLQGSECLKVSQMIRGLEKTGSIEDGVGTVTLRAEELKTQLQQGCNVTYLEQEGAELVMSVSVTEQQSREMQEAEISLPIVSRLYEIDLSRIRSYFIPGAPLDIVVLLRLPDGSPASEVPVELSLRGETVPLVTNQEGAAVHIFNLPASPPAQITVNVRAGTVTQEKVLKPMSSPSQHYLYVSVPTGKFKVNQQLDVTFNTINGRPKDGLVYYLVLSHGDLVHQGSVVAMSRRGGTGIRITAQMVPSLRLIGYYYDRHDVLVSDSVWVDVVDECEMAVKVSPSMNPSPPRGTIGLEVKVKGRARVALLVVDKAMYALDRRNRLTAKQVFSAMESYDLGCSYRGGPDQDSIFTEAGLSFVSSGSTPKANALPLGSRCKPHAARRSRRALDLRHELLEMKGNLSSELQQCCDQDFSCEERRRRLTEMNAEAQCADIFFKCCIRGEALRKSAAEDNASSLLDIEEHFIGRMAEKISRNFAPSFAFTYFYANDKHKHTLSLPDSITTWEIQAVILSPTHGFCVVEPIELKTFKNIFVSLRLPYSVRRYEQLSIVAVIYNYGPVAVQLAVHMEQTPGLCSPGFSAFKAFVKVSVESGSSTLVTFAAVPMISGAIPIKIRLYDIINGWQPDAIEKSLNVWTEGEEKTKENTYNYDLIGGAPVSIDGNLPNETVPGSSSNLFIKMEGAGFGESSARVLLSAEGVNGLLRLPGGCAEQTMKLMAQTVLALRYLDLSQLWFQLPAGSRDLALQRTDEGLTRILTFKKADGSYGAWIAIPSSYWLTALVVKVLSLLADRQMAGRGGSPQGHIRRDVSNQDISTSVRFLMSVQKQDGSYSDPHPVYHREIDGGIRGAGKDMSMTAFIAVALQHAIPFVEHSMKNDVVASIASSTSYLLSHVGELERPYAVAITAYCLAVCLPDIDGAKPAWKQLQALAAEDDKGCRVWKDDPQSSSQQDAITVETTAYALLTAVAHQDFPWADNASCWLVAQENYGGGFMSTQDTIVALEALAEYDVKKPA